The DNA sequence ATTATTTTGCGGGCCGCTTCTTTATCCCCTTTCTGAAAGAAAATTTCGGCGGCAAGATATTCGACTTCATAGAATCCGAAAGGATCATAAAAAGGGGATTTTTTCCAGGCGGCGCGCAACATCCGCAATTTCCCCTCGGCTTCATCGAGACGGCCGACCGCCATCAGCCCCTGGGCATGATAGAGCAGGCAATAGGGGTCACCGGGATTTAACTCGGCCAGGGAATCGGCCAGACGCAGCATCTCGGCGTATCGCCCTTCGTTCAGATACACCCGGAGAAGCGATTCGCGGGCATTGTATGTCGACAGATAGCCATGCTCGGCCGCCTTGATAATCTCTTCTATTCCCTGTTCGCGGCGGTCGCTGACAAACGGGAGCCAGAGAAAGTCCTTGGATTTAATCGTTTTCCAATAATGATAAGCCCCCAGCCCCAGATAAACATCGTAAAAAGTGCTATCCAGCTCCAGCGTGCGTTCGAGGTGTGAACTGCACTGAAAACCATCCTTGAAAGCCCCCCACCAGTCTCCGTGAAAGGCGCGATGCAATGCCCGATAACCGTGCCCCGCCCCCGTGATAAAATGCCAGTCGGGATTTTCCGGATCGCTGTCTATTCTTTCCTCCGTCAAGGCAATCGCTTTATCGAGAAGATAAGTAACGCTATCTTTGAAACGATCCGTGCGGTATTCCTCGGAAATCGTCTGGTAAACTGTCCCTAATAGAAAATATCCGACCGGATTCTGCGGTTCATTGACCACGATTGCCCGCGCGTTATCGATCGCATTATAATAATCGTAGTGCCATATGTAGCGGGATATCTGCCGGACAAAAGTGTCGCGGATGGCGGTTTCCGAACTGGCCGAGGCAGCAAGAAATAATAGAAAAAGGCAAGTTATAAAGAAAATTGTTGTGAGAGGAACCGAATTCCGCTTTAGCATCGCCGCATAATATCGAGCAGGAGGAATATTAGCAATAGTTTTTTGAGCTATATGGGCCGTACAGTCGCTATGAAGGCGGGTAAATCAATGGTTTTATCTTCAGAAATAGCCATGGCAATAGAATCGCCATGCTTCCAATAGATCATCTGGCAGTCAGCGCAGACATGCCGGAAATACTCCATTCCGGAATAGACGGTTTTCTGGAAATTGGGTAAGACGGTATCGGCGGCACGGCCGAAGAAAAGCGAGACCCTGGCAGACCCATTCTGGTATCGCAGGTGAACATATTTGTGTCCGATGATATCATCATAACCGCCATGCAGCATCTGATACCCCGCTACGCTGTCGCTCAGGGCAAGATGCAGGTTCGAGGCCAGATAGTCCCTTATCTGCGGGAGCGGAATGCCCCTATTATTCTCCATAATAGATAACGGATTTCCTTCCAGATGATGTTTTTCGAAAGGATAAACGTAAGTACGATGGCGGTACAATTGGGAAAGAGAAAGGGCCGAAACCAGAAAGAGTACCAGAATAGCCGCCGCGGCAAAAATTAGATTTTTATTCTTAAAAAAATTTGTAAAAAAACCCCCTGACTCTGGTTCACCTTCCTCAAGACGGGCGAGAATTCTATATTTCAGCTGTTCGGTTATGGTCGGGGAGGTCGCTTTATCGGTGACAAACGTTTTGAACATCGTCTCGAATTCATAGCGCTTCATACAGTCGCGGCAGTTTTCGAGATGCGCTCGGACTTTTTCGGTATCGATTTGATCGGCTTCTTTATCAATTACTTCATAGAGTAGTCTCAGGGCTTCCTGGCATGTCATTTGGCTGCTTCCTTGATAAAACCATTCTTAACTGCGTAATCCCAGAGAGCTTTTTGAAGAAGCTTGCGCCCCCGATGAAGTCGCGATTTAACCGTTCCGATCTGAAGACCGGCGATCTCGGCAATCTCCTGGTAGCTGAATCCCTCCAGAAAGGAGAGCACCACAACCAGCCGGAAATCCTCGGGCAACTCCTCAACGGCTCTCTTAACATCGTCGTCAAAAACCTTGGCAAAGAAATGCTGTTCCGGATTCTCCGCAGGTCCCAGAGCCGATAACTGTCCGAATAAGAAATCATCATCAACATCCTGTAAGTCAACAACCTGTGGCGTCCTCGATTTGGCGCGGTAGTTGTTGATAAAGATATTGGTCATTATCTTGAACAACCACGCCCGACAATTGGAACCTTCTTCGAACTTATCCCAGAAGCGGTACGCTTTAAGAAACGTCTCCTGAACCAAATCCTCGGCCTCATTCTCATTCCGGGTCATCCGGAGAGCAGTCCGATGAAGAGCGTCCAGGTGTATCAGCGCCTGGGCTTCAAACTTACCCTTTTTATTATTTCCCGAATTCAATTCGCTCATGAGAATTCTCTACTCATGGGTCGGATCGGGTAATTCAAACAATTCAATATCATATAACATCTCTGGCCCTCGTCTTGTTCCCTTTTTCGCTGGTGGTAAACGATTACTGGATATATCCATAGAATGGCAGCGAAAACTCCGGCAAAATATCCATATCAATTTATACAGATTCCAGGCAATAATCTGTAAAATATCTTTTGCCTTATTTACAAATAATCGAAATCAGGGTAATTATGCAAGGACAAAAGAGGGTTATCAATATCACAGACTTCTCCGGGTCTCTTGTCGTCTCCTATTATCTTGTCTGACAATGTGTTGCGCCTTGGAATGGATAGGGGTCAGGGTCAGAAGACTCCGGCCGAGAATCCCCTGGGGCAAAATTTCTCTTGAATTGATTGGAAAAAATTCCGATATAGTGATTGATATGAAAAACCTGATTATTTTGGGTCTGCTGGCCTTTTATCTTCTGGCTGTCTGGGGTTGCGATCAGAGAATTACCCCCTCTGAAAAAAATGGCCATTTTCTGCAGGGAGCGTCGGTCAAAAATCTGGACAATGATTCGGTTGTGGTTGAAGCCAAAGTCAAGCGCAATGATACTATCCTGACCACGGCGCTCATTCGTATCAAAAATGACACGCTGAAATATGTCGACAGTTTTTATCTTAAATCATATCCGGCGGCCGATTCAATCCCTCAGGGGAGTTACCATCTAAGATTGACCGACCCGGGTATCCGCGATGATTCCGTTTCTTTTTACCAACCAGCCGATTTTTCCATTTATTCGATTGTACCCGATACTCGGCTGAATCCGGGCGGCAGCCGGCAGGTGAAAATATCCTGGTTGACCTCGGCCGGAAGCAACGGTTATGCTTTCGGTGTAATTCGACGCGATCTAATTTATCATGCCACCGGCTTTAAGCAATTTGTGACCACCGGGACCACCTCGGTTACTATCCCCCCAGATGCTTTTCGTCTCTCAGGAAATCTCGACACCGGATGGTATTATATTTATGTCTATGCCTATTATGGCGCGCCGATTGCCAGCCATAATCTGCCTACTTCCTTCCCAACCGGAATCGACCCCAATATTGCCCGGTACAATTTCACCGGAAGCTGGGGAGCGATTACGGTAACTCGGCGGGATTCAATGTACATAACCACCTTGCCATAGATTTTTCCGAATTCTCTTTGCTTCAATGCCGATATTTTCCTTAATTCCCTTTTATGGATGATTCTGTGCGCAAGAATTTGGTGGATATTCTTTCCCATCTCGATACCGAGCAGGTCAATTCCGATACGACCGATATCGACACCCTCTCGCCGCTGGATATTGTCACCCGAATAAACAACGAAGATAAGAAAGTTGCTCTTGCCGTCGAAAAAGTCCTGCCCGAGATCGCCCGGGCGGCGGAGATAGCCGCCCGAACATTGAAAAACGGGGGACGGATTATCTATATCGGCGCCGGGACATCGGGAAGACTGGGTGTTCTTGATGCTTCCGAATGCCCTCCTACTTTCGGCACCGACCCGAAACAAATAATCGGCCTGATATCCGGCGGATATGAAACCCTGATTCTCTCCAAAGAGGGGGCTGAGGACCGAACCGACTGGGCGGTGGAGGATTTGAAAAAAGTGAATCTAAGCAGAAATGATTTCCTCATCGGTCTGGCTGCTTCGGTGCGGACACCTTACACTATTGCCGGTTTAGAATATGGGGCATCTATCGGATGCCGGACTGCCTTAATAGCCTGCAACAAAGCTGACATATTAGTGATGAAACCGGATATTCTGATAATTCTTCCGGTCGGCCCGGAGGTAATCACCGGCTCGACCCGGATGAAATCTGGTACGGCCCAAAAGATGACCCTCAATATGATAAGCACGACTGCCATGATTCTTCTGGGGAAGACCTATGGGAACCTAATGGTTGACCTTCAGGCCCGCTCCGAAAAGCTGGCCGCCCGGTCAAGAAAAATATTGATGGAGTTTCTCAATATCAACTATGACAATGCCGACCGGCTGCTGAAATCGGCGGGAGGCTCGGTCAAAACGGCTTTGGTGATGCACCGGCTTGGGGCTTCAAAAGTAGAGGCGGAGCAAAAACTGACTGAAGCCGGAGGGTTTCTTAAGAAATTGATTTAATCCGGTGGCGGCCATGGCCCGGTTGGGATAAGTTATCCCGGTTTTCCAAAAAGGGGAGGGGTAGCAAAAAAATTCAATTTTTCCACTTGTTTTTTATATCCCGGGTCTCCTTTATTTAGTGCGCGGCGTTGTTATTCAACATCGAGACTCAGCGAGTGATTATCAGCGATAAATTGTCGGGATTTTCCCGATAGGCATGTTTGACATTACATGATAAATCTGAAACTGGTTGTTGGTATATGACAATCATCAACAAACAATATCTAACCCAGGGGGAGAAATATGTCAATATCGGCGGTCATTGAAGTCACGATCGGGTTGGCTTTTATCTACCTGCTCTTAAGCCTTCTTGTCAGCTCGGTAAATGAATGGTTTGCGCAGGTTTTCAAGACCCGGGCCATAGCGCTGGAAAAAGCCATAAAAGGTCTTCTGAAAGATCCTCCGGACACCGGTTCCGGGAAAGCGAATCCCAACTCTCTGGGGGAGCGGTTTTATGACCACCCGGTCATAAAAGCATTCTGCGAGGAGAAGTGGGAAAAAGGCGGTTCAAAGTCAACAATCAAGCGAAAGCCCTCATACATTCCCGCCCGCACTTTCGCCATGGTTGTCTTTGATCTTATTTTCCCCGGAGAAGATGTTTCCGCAAAATCGCCGCAGGTTCTGACGGATATGATTGACAAAGCGAATATTCATCCCGATTTGAAAATTGCCCTCAAGACATTCGTAATATCGCGTGCGGCGAAGGCGGACAATCTGCGCAAAGAAGTTGAAGATTGGTTTGATGAGACCATGGGCCGGCTGAATGGTTGGTACAGCCGCAAAGCCAGATTAATATCGTTTGCGATTGGAATAGTATTGGCGGTGGGACTCAATATCGACACGATGGTCATTGCCGACTCCCTCTGGCGCGACCCTTCGCTACGGGCCGGCGTTACCAGCTATGTTGAGTCGCACTGGCAGGAATACGAACCTGCGGCATCAAATGAAACTGGTGACAGCATTGAGGTAAAAAAATTCCCAATTACACTACCCGGGAGAACGGCAGTTCCAATGAGTGATTCACTTCGCGCAGGAAAGCGAATCCAACAGCTCACTACCGCTCTGGCCGCGGTGAAACTTCCGATTGGAGGATATCGAGCTCATTTTAAAGAATCCGTCGCTAAGGCGGAAAGAGACAAGGGCAGCGGCACATGGGCTGCGATTAAGTTCACTCTCAATTGGGTTCTGGAGCATCTGCTGGGCTGGTTGATGACTGCTGTCGCAGTTTCGCTGGGGGCGCCGTTCTGGTTTGATGTTCTGAAGAAGTTCATCAATCTCCGCTCCGCCGGTTTGGTGCCGAAAACATCCAAGGAGGAGGAAGCGGCAGTAGCAGCGAAGAAGCCATAAACGTCGTTCGATGTCGCCGGTTGCAGATCGAGACCCTTCAGGAGTTCGGATATCATGCGACGCTGAGAATGTCATTGAACCCCTTTCAGCTCCATATTCTTCGGAGCTTTAAGGGGTTTTTCATTCTAAAAACAGGCCATATTAATGAAATCTTCTTGCCAATTGATATCCATCATGATTCATTATCCATGAAAGCCGATGATAAAGTCTAAAGTGCCAAATGGCGATTTTGCGGAGAAACTAATGAATCATTTCAGGCCCTTCTTCTTGATTCGCCTTTGTCTGATTCTGAAAGGAAAATCCCCGGCGGAAAACTCTATAATGCATCAAGAGAGAAAATTCTCATGAATGAAAGGCTGTATCGCAAAACCAGAATTTGGGGATTTAATTTTAACCACGTGGCTGAGGTTGGCGTCTATCTGCCGGAATCATCCAATATTCTCGGATTTATTAAAGATGGTGTCCGGGCCGATTTATTCGAGCCGGATCCCGACTGTATAGAGAAAATAGAAGACTATTTCAAAAATAATTCGAATGTTCGGATATTTCCATATGCCATTTATGCTGAAAACGGGCCAATTCGGCTGTATCGTGACGGCGCATCGACCTTTGTCGCGGACCTGAAAACTTCTCCGGCGCTGGCCAACGACCAATACCAACCGGCGCCGGAAGATATATTTTATGCCGAGGCCCGCATTTTCAGTGACTTTGATGACGGTACAATCGATCTCCTGAGTATTGACACCGAAGGGTGTGAATGGTATGTCCTTATGCACCTCAAGAGCCGACCGCTGGTCATATCTCTGGAAACCGGGTGGAAGAAGTACCGGAATCCATATCTTCCCCAGATTGAAAACTGGATGAGCGAAAATGGCTACCGAAAGTGGTACCGGGACAGGTCCGATACTGTATATTTGAGACAAGATATCAAGGTCAATCCACTGAGGAAAATATTCCGTCTCATCAGAGGCTGAAACGCAGAACCAGATTCATATTTCACGAAATTTATGACCGGGGCGACCGCCCGGCCGCCCGAATATTCCACTCTAAAATACTCCCTGCGCTTTCAAGGTATCAATGAATTTCTGCATCAGGCTGTCCAGAAAAATGCCGTAGTCGGAGTGTTTTTGGATGGCCTCGATTGCTTTGACATACGGCCCACCAGTACTATGCGCGGCGCTGTCAAGAGCCTGAACAATCTGTGAGGTGAACAAACTGTCATCATTCTGATATATATATTCATAGCCGACATTCAGTGAGTCGTTGTATCCGTCAAGATTCAGTATGGTGGAATCATTCTCCGGATAATGAAATGTCAGAGCCTTATCATGCTCCAGTGCGATTTCATTTCTGGCGAACACCCGGTTGACAACCGCCCTGGCCTCGTTTTCGGTCACCATTCCGGGTGGCAACGGCGGCGGGCCGGTCACCCCGACACAATTGCAGGAATCCAGAAATGTCGCCATTAGAGCCGCTGCCAGGCTTCCTTTAATAATCTTAATTGATCTGGGCTCAGGTTTGGAATGATAGATTCCCCCGGGATATCGCGGCAGTGTATATTTCCTGATTATTCTGATCCTTAACATTTTATATCCTCCCTTCCATAAGACAATCTTCCATATATGATGATATCGGAAATGATTTCTCGTAGAACTTTCTCCTAAATAAGGCGACATTATTTTTCCAGAGTTTGTTGGCCATCTTATCGACTATCGGCATCAGCATCCGCTCATGCTCGCAAATTATCGGCGGGATTCTGTTCAGCGCCCCGGTGGCGCGCCAATTGACACATCCGCAATAAGTGGCGCAACGGCCGTACAGAGCACAACCGCGGCATGATTCTTTGTCCAGATAGTTCTGCCCCACGAAACGCCGGCGCTGCACCTCATCAAAACCGTTCGTTACGTCGCCAATGGAATTTTCACGGAATGATTTATCATCGGTGCCGATAAACTGCACGCAGGGGTAGATTTTCCCCGAGGGGGCAATGGCAATCTGCGTATTGGCCAGATCGCAGAGGTCGCCCTGGCCGTATGGTTTCTGCGCCCGGGTTTTGATCCGCTCGTCAAACGGGCTATAGAAAATCTTCTTCCCCGCCGTCAGACTGCGGTAATAGAATGCTGCCAGTTCCCGGTACTGTCTCTCAAGTTCTTTCAGGTGCTGATTTTCCCACCCGGCGGAATAATCGAGTGTCTGCAGGACATATCGAAATCCCTTACCGAAGAGGTCCATCGTACCTGCGGCAACATATCCTACTGTCTCCGGGACAACCACCGACACAGCAATGGTGTAGGGATTGACGGCAAAGATATTGGCCAGCTTGTCGGCGATCATACTGTACGAACCGCGACCATCGGCAAAACAACGGCTGCAATCATGCTGTTTCTGATTACCATCGAGACTCAGGACAAAATATATTTCGTTTTCTTTCAGAAATTCCAATATCTCCGGCTTTAGAAGAGTCCCGTTGGTGCTCATGCGGAATTCAATCCTGCGGCCGAATTTTCCCCGGCTGTATGCGACGATCGCTTTCATCAGGTCAAATTCCTTCAATGGCTCACCGCCGAAAAAGGTGATGACACAGCTGCCGTCGGATTGGTCGCGCAGAAAATCGACCGCCCGTTGGGCGGTTTCCCGGTTCATCGATTTATTCACTTTTTCGCCGGTATAGCAATAGCGGCATCGCAGATTACAATTGTGAGTCAGGCAGAGCGCCGCAAATTTGACTCTTGAAAGATATATTTCTGCCATAAATAACTGCCTGTTTTGAACCTTTCAACGGGCCGGTTGTCAAAAGAAACAGGAATTCAACTCTTTCAATATGCGAAATAGCAATGGGCGTTTCAACACTAAAGACGAAATCAAGGGGAAAATTGTGCAGAGTGGTGGAAGACTGTCCGGTCGAGGCCGCGACCTTCCCGGTTGCAAAAAGAACTGTTGCCAAAATAGCCTGAATCTTTATATTTTATATAAGACTAGGAGGATTTGAATATGCGCTTTTCCCATTATAGAAAATCGCCGCGCAAATTGAGCGACCGAATCAATTCCCTGCTGCGACCATTTGTTCACACCTTTTGTTTCGGCTTCATACTGGTTCTGCCGTTTGGCATTTATCGCGGCAATCCCGATTCAACCAGTGTCGTTCTTTCGGGGCATATCGGCACCGGGCAATATGCTTCCGTAATCCGCGAGTGCGGCGAACCGGTGGCCGCCCAAAAAAATACTTTCAATGATTACGCTCTATCCGCTCATCTGGCCATTCCGCCGCGTCAGAATTCGCCGATTGTGATCGGCATTGCCTGGGGGGGCTGGCGCTCCGAATCGTACCGCTATCCGATCCGTCAGAGTGACATGAACAACGGCGATTCCTTCATGCCTTCTCCGCCCCGGCCGGTTAGATTCAATTACGTCAACCCCAGCATCAGTCTGGAGACCCGTCAAGCAGGTATCGGTTTCGGCTTTATGTCGGGACGGCGGCCGCTGAATCTTTCGCCCGGCCACGAGGATATGGCCTTTGACGGCTCATTTCATTTGCGTTTCGGCAATCCCCGGTCTATTTGTTTCATAACCAGTTACAATGAAAATACTCCTCTGGTTTCCGGAGGAGGATACTATGATATCGGTGTCGTTTCCACCAATCAAAAATTGGCCAGTTTCTATTTTGGGTTTTCCGGCGGTCTTTATGATTCGCCGGGGTTCTTGTACCAGATGCAACTTCCGCTTCAGAAACATCTTTCCGCCAGTGCCGCCCTGCGTTATGGTCGGGTCCACGGAGTCGAGGAATTGGGCTTTGCTGCCGGTCTGAAAGGCAGTTTTTAGAGCTAGAATAATAATATTGGAAATAACAACGTCGAATAGGGCGGGCGTGTCCGCCCTACCAATCAATCGCCTTCACAAGCTCCACCGTTGAATCGGCCGTGCTGTAATTGACCGTAAAACCACGCTTCTCGAATACCGAAATCATCGGGCAGTTATCGGCGGTGGTTTGCGCCACAATCCATTTCGGTTTACACTGTTTGGAAAACTCCATGGGGAGGCTTCAGTTCCAGCCAGATATTAATTTGCATTGCACAAAATTGCTGAAAACAATATCTTTAATTTAGATAATATGAACCTCTCGCCCTTCCTCTCCGACATTTATTATATAAGATGTTAGCAAGTGAGGAATTATGAGGAAAATAATTAGACTTCTGGTTTTAACGGCCCTGACCCTGTGTGGCCTTTCCTGCTCAGATTCGGCTGCTCCAGTTCAGCCGGCCAAGCCGCCGCATCAGAATCCCCCGATCGAGTTGACCGCCGCCGATAAAAGTCTGGCGGAATCAACCAATCGGTTCGGTTTTAACCTGTTCCGGGAAATCTCGGCACGGGAACCGGCCGGGAATAACATTTTTGTCTCGCCGTTATCTGTCTCCTATGCGCTCGGTATGACACGCAACGGCGCCGCCGGAACGACCCGCGAAGCCATGAACAAGACTCTTGAACTGGCCGGACTAACCGACCGGGAGATAAACGAAGCATATCGGAACCTTACCAAAATTCTTACCCGGCTTGACCCGACCGTCGCATTCAAGATCGCCAATTCTATCTGGTCGCGGATTGGGAAAACGATACAGCCCGAGTTTGTTACCCTGAGCCGGGATTATTTCGATGCCACGGTAAAAGAGGTTGACTTTCTTGCTCCGGGAACGGTCGATTCCATCGACAATTGGGTTAATATTAACACCAACGGCAAGATAAAGGAGATATTCAAAGGCGGATTGCCGGCCGATGTGGCCATGCTACTGATGAATGCCATCTATTTCAAAGGAACCTGGACCCATCTCTTCGACAGTGCCGAATCTTATGACGGCGCCTTTTATCTGAGTGATAGTACCGAAATTTCAAGCCGGATGATGGCGCGCGAGG is a window from the Candidatus Zixiibacteriota bacterium genome containing:
- a CDS encoding bacterial transcriptional activator domain-containing protein, yielding MLKRNSVPLTTIFFITCLFLLFLAASASSETAIRDTFVRQISRYIWHYDYYNAIDNARAIVVNEPQNPVGYFLLGTVYQTISEEYRTDRFKDSVTYLLDKAIALTEERIDSDPENPDWHFITGAGHGYRALHRAFHGDWWGAFKDGFQCSSHLERTLELDSTFYDVYLGLGAYHYWKTIKSKDFLWLPFVSDRREQGIEEIIKAAEHGYLSTYNARESLLRVYLNEGRYAEMLRLADSLAELNPGDPYCLLYHAQGLMAVGRLDEAEGKLRMLRAAWKKSPFYDPFGFYEVEYLAAEIFFQKGDKEAARKIIDKIISDSSMKKANAYFAETLDKAESLAKKLR
- a CDS encoding zf-HC2 domain-containing protein, with the translated sequence MTCQEALRLLYEVIDKEADQIDTEKVRAHLENCRDCMKRYEFETMFKTFVTDKATSPTITEQLKYRILARLEEGEPESGGFFTNFFKNKNLIFAAAAILVLFLVSALSLSQLYRHRTYVYPFEKHHLEGNPLSIMENNRGIPLPQIRDYLASNLHLALSDSVAGYQMLHGGYDDIIGHKYVHLRYQNGSARVSLFFGRAADTVLPNFQKTVYSGMEYFRHVCADCQMIYWKHGDSIAMAISEDKTIDLPAFIATVRPI
- a CDS encoding sigma-70 family RNA polymerase sigma factor, encoding MSELNSGNNKKGKFEAQALIHLDALHRTALRMTRNENEAEDLVQETFLKAYRFWDKFEEGSNCRAWLFKIMTNIFINNYRAKSRTPQVVDLQDVDDDFLFGQLSALGPAENPEQHFFAKVFDDDVKRAVEELPEDFRLVVVLSFLEGFSYQEIAEIAGLQIGTVKSRLHRGRKLLQKALWDYAVKNGFIKEAAK
- the murQ gene encoding N-acetylmuramic acid 6-phosphate etherase, which translates into the protein MRKNLVDILSHLDTEQVNSDTTDIDTLSPLDIVTRINNEDKKVALAVEKVLPEIARAAEIAARTLKNGGRIIYIGAGTSGRLGVLDASECPPTFGTDPKQIIGLISGGYETLILSKEGAEDRTDWAVEDLKKVNLSRNDFLIGLAASVRTPYTIAGLEYGASIGCRTALIACNKADILVMKPDILIILPVGPEVITGSTRMKSGTAQKMTLNMISTTAMILLGKTYGNLMVDLQARSEKLAARSRKILMEFLNINYDNADRLLKSAGGSVKTALVMHRLGASKVEAEQKLTEAGGFLKKLI
- a CDS encoding FkbM family methyltransferase; translated protein: MSDSERKIPGGKLYNASREKILMNERLYRKTRIWGFNFNHVAEVGVYLPESSNILGFIKDGVRADLFEPDPDCIEKIEDYFKNNSNVRIFPYAIYAENGPIRLYRDGASTFVADLKTSPALANDQYQPAPEDIFYAEARIFSDFDDGTIDLLSIDTEGCEWYVLMHLKSRPLVISLETGWKKYRNPYLPQIENWMSENGYRKWYRDRSDTVYLRQDIKVNPLRKIFRLIRG
- a CDS encoding radical SAM protein, whose product is MAEIYLSRVKFAALCLTHNCNLRCRYCYTGEKVNKSMNRETAQRAVDFLRDQSDGSCVITFFGGEPLKEFDLMKAIVAYSRGKFGRRIEFRMSTNGTLLKPEILEFLKENEIYFVLSLDGNQKQHDCSRCFADGRGSYSMIADKLANIFAVNPYTIAVSVVVPETVGYVAAGTMDLFGKGFRYVLQTLDYSAGWENQHLKELERQYRELAAFYYRSLTAGKKIFYSPFDERIKTRAQKPYGQGDLCDLANTQIAIAPSGKIYPCVQFIGTDDKSFRENSIGDVTNGFDEVQRRRFVGQNYLDKESCRGCALYGRCATYCGCVNWRATGALNRIPPIICEHERMLMPIVDKMANKLWKNNVALFRRKFYEKSFPISSYMEDCLMEGRI
- a CDS encoding serpin family protein gives rise to the protein MRKIIRLLVLTALTLCGLSCSDSAAPVQPAKPPHQNPPIELTAADKSLAESTNRFGFNLFREISAREPAGNNIFVSPLSVSYALGMTRNGAAGTTREAMNKTLELAGLTDREINEAYRNLTKILTRLDPTVAFKIANSIWSRIGKTIQPEFVTLSRDYFDATVKEVDFLAPGTVDSIDNWVNINTNGKIKEIFKGGLPADVAMLLMNAIYFKGTWTHLFDSAESYDGAFYLSDSTEISSRMMAREDTLLYFANDLFEAVDLPYGDENFSMAILLPLPSVTPEQVAAQLNDANWAVWRKSFYKAVMPIAMPRFRFEYGVKLNDALQALGMTIAFGGGADFSKMFVDGVGWIDQVKHKTFVQVDENGTEAAAVTAVVMIDSFNPGMLINRPFIFLIHEHQSGAILFIGKIARPVWNE